A genome region from Pseudanabaena sp. Chao 1811 includes the following:
- a CDS encoding CBS domain-containing protein has product MLTSKSFTQPEFNSLKSAIIRDPLTVSLDTKVFDAISMMSAMRSICETTRTESSQFEVMELEARSSCVLVLREQKVVGILTERDIVRLTAQKHSLGDLLVRDVMTYPVVTLYESAFPDLFFVINLLQKYHIRHIPILDEQNLLVGLVTHESLRQTTSPEDILRSRTVSDVMTKEVIWATPDSSILKITQLMFEHHVSCVVIARLVEMSRIPVGILTERDIVQFQGLGLNLETYLAHEVMSTPIFTVQSEDSLWNVQQKMEQYLIHRLAVTTEQGELIGIVTRTSLLQVLNPLELHKQAEVLEKKVVQLESEKMQLLTSRNLELEQQVEARTLALQEKVKREKLLAELSTQIRASLSLQTILDTTVEGVRQLLNCDRVNIIKLEVDGTNIIVAESTDSEISTLGQIVDGIDTEQIRIGCLDCDIDFSCYSVGNIYASTMSAYRQNILTKFKICAQILVPILYNDELWGFLNVTESEKAREWQIEEIELLQSLSVHLAIALHQVRINQKLQDRLNECELAEMRLRQSEAQSHTILATIPDIMVRVGADGCYRGYVTPYQDFGILDRDTDIAGLAIKDMLPPEIAQQQLYYLQKALETGELQIYEQQIQVRDRIQDEEVRVIKYGDDEVLFMIRDISDRKKAERDLHKLNQELESKVERRTKQLQQINQELARVTGLKDEFLANMSHELRTPLNAILGMTDGLKEGFFGDVNEQQLGALKIVESSGSHLLELIDDILDLAKIESGQIELDMTSVPVASLCQSSLAFVKQQALRKRIQLDVKLQLNLPNLLVDERRIRQVLINLLNNAVKFTPEGGSISLEASFYKVLNDQERNYLRISVIDTGIGILPKNIHKLFQPFIQIDSALNREYNGTGLGLALVKRIVELHGGKVELTSEIDVGSCFTVNLPCYSYSHSPIDTTRDDRGNYDDGEDYSIDANIIQKSLILLAEDNIANISMLSKCLETKGYRFLLAKDGQEAIDYAKAYHPDLILMDIQMPRVNGLEAIQQIRCDRNLVDTPIIALTALAMAGDRERCLAAGANEYLAKPVKIRQLEKTIQRFLFNKDVNK; this is encoded by the coding sequence ATGCTTACTAGCAAATCTTTTACTCAACCAGAATTCAACTCATTGAAGTCGGCGATTATTCGAGATCCATTAACAGTTTCACTCGATACGAAGGTGTTTGATGCCATTAGTATGATGAGTGCTATGCGATCTATCTGTGAAACCACAAGAACTGAGTCTAGTCAATTTGAAGTCATGGAGCTAGAGGCGCGATCTAGTTGTGTATTAGTCTTGAGAGAGCAGAAAGTCGTTGGTATTCTCACTGAACGGGATATAGTGAGATTGACTGCCCAAAAGCATTCTTTGGGAGATTTATTAGTGCGGGATGTAATGACATACCCAGTGGTCACTCTTTATGAATCGGCTTTTCCTGATTTGTTTTTTGTGATCAATCTTCTCCAAAAGTATCACATTCGTCATATACCGATTTTAGATGAACAGAATCTTTTAGTGGGACTAGTGACCCATGAAAGCCTCAGGCAAACTACTAGTCCTGAGGATATTCTGCGATCGCGGACAGTATCAGATGTAATGACTAAAGAGGTGATATGGGCGACTCCCGATAGTTCAATCCTAAAGATTACGCAGCTAATGTTTGAACATCATGTGAGCTGCGTAGTTATTGCGAGATTGGTGGAAATGAGTCGTATTCCCGTAGGGATTTTGACTGAACGCGATATTGTGCAATTTCAGGGATTAGGTTTGAATTTAGAAACCTATCTAGCTCATGAAGTCATGAGTACGCCCATATTTACGGTGCAATCTGAGGATTCATTGTGGAATGTTCAGCAAAAAATGGAGCAGTATCTAATCCATCGATTAGCCGTAACCACTGAGCAGGGCGAACTCATTGGGATCGTTACGCGCACTAGTTTACTGCAAGTTCTTAATCCTTTGGAATTGCATAAACAAGCGGAGGTGTTGGAAAAGAAAGTAGTACAACTAGAATCGGAGAAAATGCAGCTACTAACCAGTCGTAATCTGGAACTAGAGCAACAGGTTGAAGCTCGTACCCTTGCATTACAGGAAAAAGTAAAGCGGGAAAAATTACTGGCAGAACTATCCACTCAAATTCGCGCTTCTTTGAGTCTGCAAACGATTCTCGATACGACCGTGGAAGGAGTACGCCAACTGCTAAACTGCGATCGCGTCAATATAATTAAGCTGGAAGTTGATGGCACAAATATAATTGTTGCGGAATCTACAGACTCAGAGATATCGACTTTGGGGCAAATAGTTGATGGAATTGATACTGAGCAAATCCGTATAGGATGTCTAGATTGTGATATAGATTTTTCTTGTTATTCCGTAGGAAATATTTACGCAAGTACAATGTCAGCCTATCGGCAAAATATCCTCACTAAATTTAAGATTTGTGCCCAGATTTTAGTGCCAATTCTATATAATGATGAACTATGGGGATTTCTCAATGTCACCGAAAGTGAGAAAGCGCGTGAGTGGCAGATAGAAGAAATTGAGCTACTACAGTCTTTGTCAGTACATTTGGCGATCGCCTTACATCAAGTTAGGATTAATCAAAAATTACAAGATCGTCTCAACGAATGTGAATTAGCAGAAATGCGGTTACGTCAAAGTGAAGCGCAGAGTCACACGATTTTAGCCACTATTCCAGACATTATGGTTCGGGTTGGTGCTGATGGTTGTTATCGTGGGTATGTGACACCATATCAAGATTTTGGAATTCTTGATCGCGACACTGATATAGCAGGGCTTGCAATCAAGGATATGCTCCCTCCAGAGATTGCCCAGCAGCAGTTATATTACTTGCAGAAAGCACTAGAGACAGGGGAGTTGCAAATTTATGAACAGCAAATCCAAGTTCGCGATCGCATCCAAGATGAAGAGGTTCGAGTAATCAAATACGGTGATGATGAAGTTTTATTTATGATCCGTGATATTAGCGATCGTAAAAAGGCAGAGAGGGATCTACACAAACTTAATCAAGAGTTAGAATCTAAAGTAGAGAGACGTACTAAACAGCTACAACAAATAAATCAAGAACTGGCGCGTGTTACTGGGCTTAAGGACGAATTTCTGGCAAATATGAGTCATGAACTCCGCACTCCTCTCAATGCGATTTTGGGCATGACCGACGGGCTAAAAGAGGGATTTTTTGGTGATGTCAACGAACAGCAACTTGGCGCTTTGAAGATTGTAGAAAGTAGTGGTTCGCATCTACTGGAATTAATCGATGATATTCTTGACCTTGCCAAAATTGAATCTGGACAAATTGAACTAGATATGACATCAGTTCCTGTGGCGAGTCTCTGTCAGTCTAGTCTTGCCTTTGTTAAACAGCAAGCCCTGCGAAAACGGATTCAACTTGATGTTAAACTACAGCTTAATTTACCTAATCTTTTGGTAGATGAACGGCGCATTCGACAGGTATTAATTAATCTCCTCAATAATGCTGTGAAGTTTACGCCAGAGGGAGGAAGTATTAGCTTAGAAGCCTCTTTTTATAAAGTATTGAATGATCAAGAGCGAAACTATTTAAGGATTTCTGTAATTGATACGGGCATCGGTATTTTACCTAAAAATATCCATAAACTCTTCCAGCCGTTTATTCAAATCGATAGCGCTCTCAATCGTGAATATAATGGGACAGGACTAGGACTAGCACTAGTTAAACGGATTGTGGAACTGCATGGTGGAAAGGTAGAACTCACGAGTGAGATTGATGTCGGTAGCTGCTTTACAGTTAATTTGCCTTGTTATTCTTACTCCCATTCTCCTATAGACACCACAAGGGATGATAGGGGTAATTATGATGATGGAGAAGATTACTCTATTGATGCAAATATTATTCAGAAATCTTTGATCTTATTAGCTGAAGATAATATTGCTAATATTAGTATGCTTTCTAAATGTCTTGAAACCAAAGGTTATCGTTTTCTATTAGCCAAAGATGGACAAGAAGCTATTGATTATGCCAAGGCTTACCATCCAGACCTAATTTTAATGGATATTCAAATGCCTAGGGTAAACGGACTGGAGGCTATTCAACAAATTCGGTGCGATCGCAATTTGGTTGACACCCCTATTATTGCTCTAACGGCATTAGCGATGGCAGGCGATCGCGAACGCTGTTTAGCCGCAGGTGCTAATGAGTATTTAGCAAAACCAGTTAAAATAAGACAATTAGAAAAAACAATTCAGCGATTTCTATTTAATAAAGATGTCAATAAATAA
- a CDS encoding DUF427 domain-containing protein: MYPQRIEPLAGQESVWDYPRPAILENTDKHIRVVCNGIVLAETQRAKRVLETSHPPCYYIPIEDIKMEYLIETSRRTRCEWKGVSQYYDVAIADKCIQNNAAWRYSIPTPNFIEIQDSLSFYGSLMDACYVNDELITPQAGDFYGGWITSDIVGPFKGEVGTWGW, translated from the coding sequence ATGTATCCACAACGCATTGAACCATTGGCAGGACAAGAATCTGTATGGGACTATCCGCGTCCTGCAATTTTAGAAAATACAGATAAACATATTCGTGTTGTTTGTAATGGCATTGTCTTAGCAGAGACTCAACGAGCAAAACGAGTTCTCGAAACCAGCCATCCCCCTTGCTATTACATTCCTATTGAAGATATTAAAATGGAATATCTGATCGAAACTTCGCGTCGCACTCGCTGTGAATGGAAGGGTGTGAGCCAATATTATGATGTAGCGATCGCTGATAAATGTATCCAAAATAATGCGGCATGGCGATATTCTATCCCTACTCCCAATTTTATAGAGATTCAAGACTCCCTTAGTTTCTACGGTAGTCTGATGGATGCCTGCTATGTCAATGACGAACTAATCACTCCACAGGCAGGTGACTTTTATGGTGGCTGGATTACCTCAGACATTGTGGGACCTTTTAAGGGCGAAGTCGGCACTTGGGGCTGGTAA
- a CDS encoding pentapeptide repeat-containing protein codes for MLSYLAQSMLISALQFGLENAFRKIMEPSEGDQVSNVRGWLIGELSRLVEIPTATIRYYERLGLLLKPLRSPQGYRLYAADALERLLFIQSAKAFGLSLEEIKQLLDLQASQTIPYATFQQMVKQYLGKLDQQIQELVSQRQAVSQRLDRIAEALPDCDVTTTELTQNPLLNLMSEATDAIALEQNQDEMPRLGNLFSNRSQEVLYMYSVGKRNFRLINLVSAKLNGANLSGADFTNAKLMLADLCELSAIETRFVGANLVGAMMSEACLQKSNFTDALLMGADLSGADLEDANFTAANLGGVNFAGANLRGVNFCEAILAGADFTNTEGNYQPQVPTSPLKGPTMSEVIQPP; via the coding sequence ATGCTGAGCTACTTAGCTCAATCTATGTTGATTTCGGCGTTACAATTTGGACTAGAAAATGCATTCCGTAAAATTATGGAACCCAGTGAAGGCGATCAAGTTAGTAATGTTCGTGGTTGGTTAATCGGGGAGCTAAGCCGTTTAGTCGAAATTCCTACAGCGACGATTCGCTATTACGAACGTTTGGGGTTGTTGCTCAAACCATTGCGATCGCCACAGGGTTATCGGCTTTATGCGGCTGATGCGTTAGAGCGATTGTTATTTATCCAAAGTGCTAAAGCCTTTGGGCTATCCCTTGAGGAAATCAAACAATTACTGGACTTACAAGCATCGCAAACTATTCCCTATGCGACTTTTCAGCAGATGGTGAAGCAATATCTAGGCAAGTTGGATCAGCAAATTCAGGAATTAGTATCTCAACGTCAAGCGGTTTCCCAAAGACTCGATCGCATTGCCGAAGCGTTACCTGATTGCGATGTCACTACGACGGAACTCACTCAAAATCCTTTGCTCAATCTCATGAGTGAAGCTACCGATGCGATCGCTTTAGAACAAAATCAAGATGAGATGCCTCGACTCGGCAATCTATTTAGCAATCGCAGTCAGGAGGTTCTCTATATGTATTCCGTTGGCAAGCGGAACTTTCGGCTGATCAATTTGGTGAGTGCGAAACTCAATGGGGCAAATTTGAGCGGTGCGGACTTTACTAATGCCAAATTGATGCTGGCGGATTTATGTGAGTTATCAGCGATCGAGACTCGGTTTGTGGGGGCAAATTTGGTGGGGGCAATGATGAGTGAGGCTTGTTTGCAAAAGTCAAATTTCACGGATGCTTTATTGATGGGGGCAGATCTCAGTGGTGCGGATTTGGAAGATGCAAATTTTACGGCGGCAAATTTGGGAGGTGTGAACTTTGCTGGGGCAAATTTGCGGGGAGTGAATTTTTGCGAGGCAATTTTAGCAGGAGCAGATTTTACTAATACTGAGGGCAATTACCAGCCCCAAGTGCCGACTTCGCCCTTAAAAGGTCCCACAATGTCTGAGGTAATCCAGCCACCATAA
- a CDS encoding DUF4114 domain-containing protein: MAAQGTFTVGATGKLSFDFLFDGGKFQGELAVFSLKGMESLEVGSAAFIQEATRRALTNSTQGRILVSDGSEGAKFSAQLDWEDNFNSGTYKGIKNFSMQAGDQVAFMLIPNGTVNQTFGSLTNGLELVSDRVPLFSISAANPDSSTQFTQVEGIEGRGNVFAMEDVRLKNGSDYDYNDLVFQLTGAEGNEIPAVDDVSAVTKDWIDTAIGKQIADYASRSTFNSGVFRVDDSGQVGVDYLYDGGWYQGEMAIFSLKGMEGLQVDSYEFVQEATRRALSNSTQGHIVIQDRNEGAKYTAKFAWEDGFNASDYKGVKTYSMNAGEDFAVMLIQNSTVQELANDVTKMWSGNRLPIFSIPQANIGAPSSIRQIVDVTGRGDTFGMEDVRTDWGTMSDKDYNDMVFRFTGATGVAPLMDSNVNRDRDWRSSSVGQELVQYATRPKYSGGIFDTGESGKVRIDFLHDGGWYQSELAIFSLDGMENLKAGSAEFIQEASRRALSESNLGHVVTKDRTDAAKFSDQVAWEADFNSGAYKGAQTFDMAPRGHFAFMLVQNNTVAAIANDISIINQTGNLPMFSIPEANPFGTTVGQMVNVDGKNTYAFEDNRLDLPNISDRDYNDIVIQVKGATSDVPLMDNLVNPERDWRTSDSGKELLAYANRAEYDKGVITAGATGQIEVEFLYDGGYYKGDVGIFSLDGMDAYAAGSSAFIAEAARRVASNSTQGYVLLSDTTDTAKFTSGLDWESNFNSGTFKGTKILNLAPNSSYGVIQVPNGTISEVIANPAIDGTKRPLFSMLDNNPSRSFQMGKTDLGNGSFVVSIEDQRLDGVSDRDYNDIIFRIKGDASVSADTLDRVMAANKDWRSTDMGQNLLKYASNPSATTSSQFLFGFSWSDTLQGTEANEYISGGAGNDILIGGKGNDILVGGAGNDIFQFNNVNEAGDTVIDFGAGDVINLKGVLSSISYQGSNAIADGFVRFQQLGTNTVVQVSPDGLGNTNNLVNLLTVNNTNITAVTNSLIF, encoded by the coding sequence ATGGCAGCACAAGGGACATTCACAGTAGGGGCAACGGGCAAACTCAGCTTTGATTTTTTATTTGATGGGGGCAAGTTTCAAGGGGAACTCGCGGTATTTAGTCTAAAGGGAATGGAAAGCCTAGAGGTTGGCTCAGCCGCATTTATCCAAGAAGCTACCCGTCGTGCCCTGACTAACTCTACGCAAGGCAGAATATTAGTTTCTGATGGTTCTGAGGGTGCAAAGTTTAGCGCGCAATTAGATTGGGAAGATAACTTTAATAGTGGTACATACAAAGGCATCAAAAACTTCTCCATGCAGGCAGGCGATCAAGTTGCTTTCATGTTAATTCCTAATGGAACTGTTAACCAAACTTTTGGTAGTTTAACTAATGGTTTAGAACTAGTTAGCGATCGCGTACCTCTATTTTCCATTAGCGCTGCTAATCCTGATAGCAGTACACAATTTACGCAAGTCGAGGGAATCGAAGGCAGAGGCAATGTCTTTGCGATGGAAGATGTCCGCCTCAAGAATGGTTCCGACTATGACTATAACGATCTAGTCTTTCAATTAACAGGGGCTGAAGGTAATGAAATTCCCGCAGTCGATGATGTGAGTGCAGTTACCAAAGATTGGATCGATACAGCGATCGGTAAACAAATCGCGGATTATGCTAGCCGTTCGACCTTTAATTCTGGAGTATTTCGCGTTGATGATTCTGGTCAAGTAGGTGTGGACTATCTCTATGATGGTGGCTGGTATCAAGGGGAAATGGCAATCTTTAGCCTCAAAGGAATGGAAGGTTTGCAGGTTGATTCCTATGAATTTGTCCAAGAAGCGACTCGCCGTGCTCTGAGTAACTCTACTCAAGGTCACATTGTCATTCAAGATCGGAATGAAGGCGCAAAATATACCGCTAAATTTGCATGGGAAGATGGCTTTAATGCAAGCGATTATAAAGGTGTCAAAACCTACTCAATGAATGCAGGTGAAGACTTTGCGGTAATGTTGATTCAAAATAGCACAGTGCAAGAACTTGCTAATGATGTTACCAAAATGTGGTCTGGCAATCGATTGCCCATCTTCTCAATTCCCCAAGCGAATATCGGCGCACCCAGCAGCATTCGTCAAATCGTTGATGTCACTGGTAGGGGTGACACCTTTGGCATGGAGGATGTGCGTACCGACTGGGGAACCATGTCCGACAAGGATTACAACGACATGGTTTTTCGCTTTACAGGTGCAACGGGGGTTGCCCCTCTGATGGATAGCAATGTTAATCGCGATCGCGACTGGCGTAGTTCTTCCGTTGGACAAGAATTGGTACAGTATGCGACTCGTCCTAAATATAGCGGTGGCATATTCGATACAGGCGAATCGGGCAAAGTTCGTATTGACTTTCTCCATGATGGTGGTTGGTATCAGAGTGAATTAGCCATTTTTAGTCTCGATGGGATGGAAAATCTCAAAGCTGGATCAGCAGAATTTATCCAAGAGGCATCCCGCCGCGCTCTTAGCGAATCCAACCTCGGTCATGTCGTCACTAAAGATCGCACTGATGCGGCAAAATTTTCGGATCAAGTGGCATGGGAAGCGGACTTTAACTCTGGTGCATACAAAGGCGCTCAAACCTTTGACATGGCTCCCCGTGGACACTTTGCCTTCATGCTAGTACAGAACAATACCGTAGCAGCGATCGCCAATGATATCAGCATCATTAATCAAACTGGTAACTTGCCGATGTTCTCGATTCCAGAAGCAAATCCCTTTGGAACAACCGTTGGACAAATGGTCAATGTCGATGGCAAAAACACCTATGCCTTTGAAGATAATCGTTTAGACTTACCAAATATTTCCGATCGCGACTATAACGACATCGTAATTCAAGTCAAGGGCGCAACCAGTGACGTACCTTTAATGGATAATTTGGTCAATCCTGAACGCGACTGGCGTACCTCTGATAGTGGCAAAGAATTACTTGCCTATGCCAACCGTGCCGAATATGACAAAGGTGTAATTACTGCTGGTGCGACTGGTCAAATCGAAGTAGAATTTCTCTACGATGGTGGCTATTACAAGGGTGATGTCGGTATTTTCAGCCTTGATGGCATGGATGCCTATGCTGCTGGCTCATCTGCTTTTATTGCTGAGGCGGCTCGCCGTGTAGCAAGTAACTCTACTCAAGGTTATGTTTTACTAAGCGATACTACCGATACGGCTAAATTCACTAGTGGTTTAGATTGGGAATCCAATTTTAACTCTGGTACATTCAAAGGTACAAAGATACTCAATCTCGCGCCCAATAGTTCCTATGGGGTCATCCAAGTTCCTAATGGCACAATTAGCGAAGTAATTGCTAACCCCGCAATTGATGGCACAAAGAGACCTTTGTTCTCCATGCTCGATAACAATCCTAGCCGTAGCTTTCAAATGGGCAAAACCGATTTGGGTAATGGTTCGTTTGTAGTTTCGATTGAAGATCAACGTCTTGATGGTGTGAGCGATCGCGACTACAACGATATTATCTTCCGCATTAAAGGGGATGCTTCTGTAAGTGCAGATACTCTCGATCGCGTGATGGCAGCTAACAAAGATTGGCGATCAACTGACATGGGACAAAACCTGCTCAAATATGCGAGCAATCCCTCTGCGACCACCAGTTCTCAATTTCTCTTTGGATTTAGCTGGAGCGATACCCTACAAGGAACCGAGGCTAATGAATATATTTCTGGCGGTGCTGGCAACGATATCCTCATCGGTGGCAAGGGAAATGACATCCTTGTTGGTGGTGCGGGCAATGATATCTTCCAATTTAACAATGTCAATGAGGCTGGTGATACAGTCATCGATTTCGGTGCTGGTGATGTCATTAATCTCAAGGGTGTACTGAGTTCCATCAGCTACCAAGGCTCTAATGCGATCGCTGATGGATTTGTCCGATTCCAGCAACTTGGTACAAACACGGTTGTCCAAGTCTCTCCCGACGGGTTAGGCAATACCAATAATCTAGTGAACTTATTGACTGTTAATAACACCAATATCACTGCTGTCACTAATAGCCTCATTTTTTAA
- a CDS encoding prohibitin family protein produces the protein MQDQETSWQSLILVAILGILAVISFNSFVIINPGEAGVLSILGKAKDGVLLEGVHFKPPVISQVDVYDLTVQKFEVPAQSSTKDLQQLTASFAINFRLDPIEVVTIRRTQGTLQNIVSKIIAPQTQESFKVAAARRTVEEAITKRDELKLDFDEALSQRLSKYGIIVLDTSVVDLNFSTEFSKAVEEKQIAEQRAQRAVYIAREAEQEAEATINRAKGQAEAQRLLRETLTSELLQKQAIEKWDGKFPQVLGGNGAVPFLNIDITKSQK, from the coding sequence ATGCAAGACCAAGAAACAAGCTGGCAATCCTTAATCCTAGTTGCCATATTAGGAATTCTCGCGGTCATCAGTTTTAACTCCTTCGTAATCATCAACCCCGGAGAGGCAGGGGTATTGAGCATTTTAGGAAAAGCCAAGGATGGCGTATTACTAGAAGGTGTACATTTTAAACCGCCCGTAATTTCTCAGGTTGATGTCTATGACTTAACTGTCCAGAAGTTTGAAGTGCCTGCCCAAAGTTCTACCAAGGATTTGCAGCAGCTGACAGCAAGTTTTGCGATTAACTTTCGCCTTGATCCTATCGAAGTAGTTACAATCCGTCGTACTCAAGGCACTTTGCAAAATATTGTTTCCAAAATCATTGCTCCACAAACTCAAGAATCTTTTAAAGTTGCTGCCGCCAGACGTACAGTAGAAGAAGCAATTACTAAGCGTGATGAACTGAAGTTAGATTTTGATGAGGCTCTCAGCCAGCGATTGAGCAAGTACGGCATCATTGTTTTAGATACCAGTGTTGTCGATCTAAACTTCTCTACAGAATTCTCTAAGGCAGTAGAAGAAAAACAAATTGCTGAACAACGTGCTCAAAGGGCTGTATACATTGCCAGAGAAGCTGAGCAAGAGGCAGAGGCAACTATTAACCGTGCTAAGGGACAAGCGGAGGCTCAACGTCTCTTACGAGAAACCTTAACTTCTGAGCTATTACAAAAACAGGCGATCGAAAAATGGGATGGTAAATTTCCACAAGTATTAGGTGGAAATGGCGCAGTTCCCTTTCTAAATATCGATATTACAAAGTCGCAGAAGTAA